The Campylobacter hyointestinalis subsp. hyointestinalis nucleotide sequence ATTTCCACTGCTTTTACTCATTTTTTTGCCGTCTTTATCTTTGACAAGAGCGTGAAGATAGATGTCTTTAAACGGAAGTTTGTTAGTTGCATTGTCACACTGAAACATCATCCTAGCAACCCAGAAAAATAGTATATCAAAGCCTGTTATAAGCATAGTATTTGGATAAAATTCGCTCAAATCTCCATCGAACCATTTCTCATTTTTCAGCGCATCACCATTTCCCCAGCCAAGCGTTGAGATAGGCCAAAGTCCTGAGCTAAACCACGTATCAAGAACATCTTTGTCTTGAGTAAATTTATTTCCGCCACATTTTGGGCATTTGAGTGGTTTTTCGTTTTCATCTGCCCACTCATGTCCGCATTCGCAGTAAAATACAGGAATTTGATGTCCCCACCATAGCTGACGGCTTATGCACCAGTCTTTTAGCTCTCTCATCCACGCATTAAAGCTATTTATCCAATGAGATGGGAAAAACTCAGCTCCGCCATCATTTACATTTTGTATCGCCTCGTTTGCGATGTCTGCTTTTACAAACCACTGTTTTGATATGTATGGTTCTACTACATTTTTGCAGCGATAGCAATATCCGACTTGATTTTCATAGTCTTCTATCTTTTCTACAAAGCCTAAAGACTCTAGTTTGGCTACTACTTTATCTCTTGCTTCAAGTCTTTCTAGTCCTTCAAACTCACCGCACTGCTCATTTAATATACCTTTTTCATCAAATACTGTGATGAACTCTAAGCCGTGTTTGTTACCGACTTCATAGTCGTTCGTGTCGTGAGCCGGAGTGACTTTAACTATACCTGTTCCAAAGTCCATATCTACGTGATCATCGGCTATGATTTGTATGCGGCGATTAATGATAGGAAGAGTGACGAATTTGCCTACAAGTTCCTTATATCTCTCATCATTTGGATTGACCATGACGGCAGTATCACCAAAGTACGTTTCTGGTCTAGTTGTTGCGACTATTATAAATTTATCGCTATCAACTATAGGATATTTTATATGATAAAGTTTGCCTTTATTTGCTTTGTGTTCGACTTCCACGTCGCTAAGTGCACCATCGTGAGTACACCAATTTACCATATAGTTTCCGCGAACTATCAAGCCTTTATTGTATAAATTTACAAAAGCTTTTCTTACAGCATTTTTAAGTCCCGCGTCCATAGTAAATCGCTCTCTGCTCCACGCTGGCGTTATGCCAAGACGGCGCATTTGATGTACTATCGTGCCACCACTTTTTTCTTTCCATTCCCAAGTTTTTTTAAGGAATTCTTCGCGTCCGATCTTTTCTTTTGTAGCTCCGTTTGCTAAAAGTTGCTTTTCAACGACATTTTGAGTAGCTATACCTGCGTGGTCAAGTCCAGGCTGCCAAAGCACTTTGTATCCGTCCATTCTTTTATATCTTGTCATTATATCTTGTAAAGTAAATGTAAGAGCGTGCCCTATATGAAGTACTCCAGTGACGTTTGGCGGTGGCATCATTATACAAAATTTCTTATCTTTTTCTAAGATATCTTTGTTTCCATCTATCTCAAAATACCCACGATCTTCCCAAATTTTATAGAATTTTTCTTCAACTTCTTTTGGATTATAAAAATCAGCCATAAATTTACCTTTAGATTTAAAAAATGCTAGATTTTATCTAAATTTAGCTAATAACATACTTACGTAAAATGTGTTATATTCTTAAAAATTACTTTTGTCAATTTTTAATTAGAAGTTAAATTTTATTTTTAAATTTAAATGATATAATCGAAAAATATAATTTTTTGAAAGGAAGCATTATGGAATTTCGCATTGAAAAAGACACAATGGGTGAGATCAAAGTACCAAACGACAAGTATTGGGGAGCTCAAACAGAAAGAAGTTTGGAGAACTTTAAGATTGGTAAAGGCACTATGCCAAGTGAGGTTATAGAAGGTTTTGCGTATCTTAAAAAAGCTTGCGCTATAGTAAATAACAAGCTTGGTCGCTTAGATGATTCTAAGACAAAAGCTATTTCTCAAGCTTGCGATGAGGTTTTAAGCGGAAAATTAGATGGAAATTTCCCACTTGTCGTATGGCAAACAGGAAGCGGAACTCAGTCAAATATGAACTTAAATGAGGTTATAGCTAACCGCTCTACTGAGATATTAGGTGAGGATTTTAGAAATAAAAAATTAGTCCATCCAAATGATGATGTAAATAAAGGTCAAAGCTCAAATGATACTTATCCGACAGCTATGAGAATCGCTTTTGTTTTAGAGCTTCAAAAACAACTTTTTCCTGCGATAGATAAGCTTTTGGCTACACTTGAGGCAAAAAGTAAAGAGTTTAAAAATATTGTAAAGATAGGTAGAACTCACTTACAAGACGCTACTCCTCTAACTTTAGGTCAAGAGTTTAGCGGATACGCTCATATGCTAAAAGCTAGTAAAGCTCAAGTTTTAGCTGCGCTTCCATTTTTAGAAGAGCTTGCTATTGGTGGAACAGCTGTGGGAACTGGTTTAAATTCTCATCCTGATTTTAGTCCTATGGTGAGTGAAGTTTTAAATGACTTAACAAAAACAGAGTTTAAATTCAAATCTCATCCAAATAAATTCCATGGTTTAACAAGTCACGATGCAGAAGTTTTCTTAAGTGGTGCGTTAAACGGACTTGCATCAAATTTAATGAAAATAGCAAATGACATTCGTTGGTTAGCAAGCGGTCCAAGATGTGGTATCGGCGAGATAAATATCCCTGAAAACGAGCCTGGAAGCTCTATTATGCCTGGTAAAGTAAATCCTACTCAATGTGAAGCCGTAACTATGGTAGCAGTCCAAGTAGCAGGAAATCACGTAAGCGTTGCGATGGCTGCGTCTCAGGGTAACTTTGAGCTAAACGTATTTAAGCCTGTGCTTACTCATAACTTGCTTGAGAGTATTCGTCTTTTAAGTGATGCTATGGTCAGCTTCAATGATCATTGTGCTGTGGGAATCACTGCAAATGAAGCCAAAATCGATAAACTTCTTCACGAAAGCCTTATGCTTGTAACTGCTTTAAATCCACATATTGGATATGAAAATGCAGCAAAAATAGCAAAAACAGCCCACAAGCACGGCACAACTTTAAAAGAAGAAGCTATAAATTTAGGTCTTTTAACAGCTGCTCAGTTTGATGAATGGGTAAAACCTGAAGATATGACCGCTCCTAAGAAATAATTTTCTATATTTTCGGAGTTGCTTACGCGACTCCGACTTGCCTTGTTTGATTTATATATTTTTCTTCGATTACGCATAAATTTCGTACAAAAATTACCATACGTAACACTAAAATAACGTTTTGCTAACTTTATATTGCCTATTTGTTTAATTTAAGCTTGTTTTTATGGGGGGGGGTATAATCATATGTGGATTTTGAAATAAATCCAAATCTATTTTTAAGGATTTCTATGACAAACATAGTTAAATTTGGTACAAAAGTTTTAGTTGCAAGTGCTTTGATGAGTAGCGCTGTTTTGGCTGAGGGTACATTTGTAGGTGTTGAAGGTGCATTTGTACAAAGCAAAGTGAATTTAGATAGTGATGCGAACGAATTTTTTAGCGATCCAAAAGATGGTGCTTTTGAATTTGGTTTTAAAGCTGGTCAAGATTTTGGAGATTATAGACTTTGGGCTGGTTATTTTTACAGAACTAAAGCTAGCGAAAAATATTCGTTTTCGGGCCCAGGAGGTTATGTGAATGCTGAGATTAATTGGAAATCTCATAATTTTGTAGTTGGTGCTGATTATACTCCATCTATTACTGAAAACTTTAAAGCTTTATTGGGTGCTTATACTGGTTTGGCAATAACAAAATCAGAGATTAAAGGTGATGCTTCATTAGCATCAAGATATGAATTTTCAGATAGTGGTTCTGAAACAGATGCTGGTGCTTTGATAGGTTTAAGACTTGGTGGAATTTATTTAATTGATCAAAGTAATGAGCTTGAATTCGGTGTAAAAACTGACTATACAAAAACAGGTATCGATGGAGCTGATGATGCAACAAGCTATGGCGTATACGTAGGCTATAACTACAAATTCTAAACTCGTTTTATTTAAAAGACCGAAGAAATTCGGTCAATTTGTCTAATAAATTTATATTAAGTTATTTGTTGGGAGATTAAATTTGTTTTATTTATAAAATATATTTAATTTGCTATAATTTCATAAATTTAAACCCAACAAAAAGGAAGCAAATATGAAAAAAAGTTTTATTGTTAAAGCTTTGCTTTTGAGCGTTTTGTGTTTTATTAATTTATTTGGCGATGAGATTGATAAATTTAGCATAAATGATGCTTTAAATAGCAAATTTGGGCAAAAATATCTAAATAAAATATAGCTTTGGAATTTGGTAGCGGATATGTTGGAGAAATTTTTAAAGGCGAAAGTTTTAAGAAAACTACGAGTAGAAGTTTTGCAGATGATGAAACTAGCAGGTATGATATACTAACTGGAGAAGTTAAAACTGTAAGCAAAAAAGACGGTAAAAGCAGCCTTGAAAAAGAATGCCAGTATGCTTTTATATCTGCTCTTAGAGTAGCTCAAAAAAAGCTTTAAAGAAAGGTTATGGTAAGATAGTAAATATCACTACGTATCTAAAAACAATAAGTTAGATAGCAAAGATGAATTTATATGCGGTCACAAGACGTTAAAAAATGTCGGTATCGCTTATGATTATGCTAAATAAATATAGGAATTTATAAATATTACGCTTATAAATTGAGAATTTATGTTTTTTGGTTCGTATCATTATAAATTTAGTAAAAAGAGGCTAAAATTATCACTTTTTAAAGGAGTTTTATGCCACTTTCAAAACTAAACCGCGAGCAATACAGCGCAGCTACGACTTCAATGGGACGAAATTTAGTCATAGCTAGTGCAGGAACTGGAAAAACCAGTACGATCGTTGCTCGCATAGCTCATCTTTTAAATTTAGGTATAAAACCAGAAAAAATTCTACTTCTTACATTTACAAACAAAGCTTCAAGCGAGATGTTAGAGCGTCTCGGTAGATTTTTTGATAAAAAAATAGTAAATTTAGTCACTGCTGGGACTTTTCACTCAGTATCAAATTCGCTTTTAAAAAAGTTAAATAAAGGCGTCATTTTAAAGCAGCCAAGTGAGCTCAAAACGCTTTTAAAAAGCTTAGTAGAAAGGCGCGAATTTCATAGAATAGGCGAAGTAAAAGCCTATAGTGGAGCTTATCTTTATGACATTTATTCGCTTTTTTGCAACTCTTGTGTAAATAACGAAAGCTTTGCTGATTGGTTTAGCGTAAATTATGACGATCAGGCACAGTACGCAGAAATTTATGAAGATATCTTGCGTGAGTTTGAAAATGAAAAAGCAAAGTTCAACTATGCTGATTTTAATGACTTACTAATCAAAATGCGAGGTGAGTTAAGAAAGGGAGCAAGGATAGAATTTGATGAAATCCTAGTCGATGAGTACCAAGATACGAATTCTCTTCAAGGCTCTTTGATAGATGCTTTTAAGACCAAAAGTCTGTTTTGCGTGGGTGATTTTGACCAAAGTATATATGCATTTAATGGTGCAAATATCGATATCATAGGTGGATTTAGTGAGCGCTATAAGGACGCTAGAATTCATACTTTAAATATAAATTATAGAAGTAGCTCAAAGATACTCGCTCTTGCGAATAAAGTTATTTCAAATAATCCTCGTCTTTATCCAAAAGAGCTTACTGTAAGTCGCGCGGGTAATTTTAAAGCCCCAAAACTTTTAGTTTATGAAGAGCTGTTTCATCAATATGAAAATATCTCTGAGATGGTGGCAAATAGTATATATAAAAAAGACGATATCGCGATAATTTTTCGCAATAATTCAAGTGCAGACGGACTTGAGGTCGCTTTAAAAGAACAGGGGATAGCGTGCAAAAGAAAGGGCGGCGTTAGTTTTTTTGAAGCTAAAGAGATAAAAGCGCTTATAGATCTGATAGGAATTTTTGTTAATCCAAAAGATATTATGGCGTTTATCCATATATTTGAATACGCGCGCGGTGTGGGAAATGCAGCTGCTAAAGAGATATTTGATACACTTTTGGTTTTAGGAGATAATGATATCGTAAAAGGGCTTTTAAATCCGGATAAAAGCGTGAAAGTTTATGAGAAAAAAAATAAGAATTATCAGCTCGGGCTTTTTGACGATTTTAGCGAATTTATGGATAGTGCGAGATTTGCCGGTCTTGGATTTGATCCGTTATTTATGAGTAATCCAGTGCTGAATTATTCGAATTTAAACAACAATGGGGCGATCTTTTTATCAAGTCTTTATGAGCTTTTAAAGCAAATTCAAAACGAAACAAACTCTTATGGTGTAGTAAATTCTGTCATAAACTCAAAAGTTTATGGCATCATAGTAGAGTATTTAGCACATAAAAGAGCCACTTTAAAAAACGGAAATGTCGATGAAGAGCTTAAAAAAGAAGCAGTAAATAGAATTTACGCAAAAGCAAAAGTGCTTTTAGAAATGAGTAAGCGCCATAATCATTGTGATATATTTTATAACTTTTTGACTCTTGGTAGATCTGAGATGAGCGAAGGCGAGGGCGTAAATTTACTAACCGTGCATGCTAGTAAGGGGCTTGAGTTTGGACAAGTTTTTGTTGTAGATCTAGCACAGAACCGTTTTCCGAATTTAAAACTTATGGGAATGGGCGGGAGCTTAGAAGAAGAAAGAAGGCTATTTTACGTAGCAGTTACAAGGGCACGTGACGAGCTGTATCTTAGCTATGCAAAATATGATAAAATCAGAAAAATGGACTATAAACCGAGCTGTTTTTTAGAAGAAGCGGCGATGGTAAAGCGATTTTGATGATGTGTAAATTTAAATCATAATTTATCGTTTAACCATTTTTTGTCGCTATAGCTAAATTTATATAAAGTTATCTTTTGAAACATTTTGGAAGATATGATAAGTTACATATTTACACATAATCTATATCTAAAAATATACTTAAAATATTTTATTACTAACAAATTTAATGATAAAAATTACGGCAAAATTGTTATAATCAAATCACTTAAGTTTAAAGGATAAAAATGATAGATAACACCATTACAGATACCAGTCGTATTAAGGATGCAAGGTTCTTAAGCAAAATAATCAAAGCAGATGACGCGGCGGCTTTGATAGGTGATGGCTCTACAGTCGGCTTTAGTGGTTTTGTCGGCGCTGGAAGTCCGCTATACGTACCTTTGGCGATAGCTAAGAAAGCTGAGAATTTACATGAGCTTGGAAAACCGTATAAAATAAATATCTATTCTGGTGCTAGTACCGACGTCGATCTTGATGGAGCGCTAGCAAGAGCTAAAGCAGTAGGCTTTAGAACACCGTTTAATACAGATCCGAATATGAGAGCTTGTATCAACTCAGGAGAGACGAAATATCTTGATGTTCATCTTTCAAGTTTGGCTTGGCAAGTAGAGGCTGGGTATTTTGGTAACATGGATTTTGCTGTAATTGAAATTTCTGGGATTACTGAAAATGGAGAGTTGATCCCTACTACTTCAGTAGGAAACAATCAAGCTTGGCTAAACTATGCAGACAAAATCATTTTAGAGTTAAATATCCATCAGCCAAAAGAGCTTGATGGTTTTCACGATGTCTATTTGCAACCACTTCCTCCGCATAGAGATCCTATACCGCTAAAAACAGCTAGAGATAGGATAGGAACTCCGTATATGAAAGTGGATTTTTCTAAGGTAGTTGGCATTGTTTTAAGCTCAACTGAAGATAGGCTAAATAAATTTACTCCGCTTGATGATATCTCTATAGCTATAGGAGATCACGTGGTTGATTTCTTAAAAATGGAAGAAACTGCTGGACGTTTGCCAAAAGGTAAGCTTTTGCCTTTGCAAAGCGGTATCGGAAACGTAGCAAATGCTGTTTTAGCCGGACTTCAAAGAGCT carries:
- a CDS encoding acetyl-CoA hydrolase/transferase family protein; its protein translation is MIDNTITDTSRIKDARFLSKIIKADDAAALIGDGSTVGFSGFVGAGSPLYVPLAIAKKAENLHELGKPYKINIYSGASTDVDLDGALARAKAVGFRTPFNTDPNMRACINSGETKYLDVHLSSLAWQVEAGYFGNMDFAVIEISGITENGELIPTTSVGNNQAWLNYADKIILELNIHQPKELDGFHDVYLQPLPPHRDPIPLKTARDRIGTPYMKVDFSKVVGIVLSSTEDRLNKFTPLDDISIAIGDHVVDFLKMEETAGRLPKGKLLPLQSGIGNVANAVLAGLQRAGYRGLDCYSEVIQDGMLELIKNGVVDFASASALSLSPDGVKDFRANVEFYKEHIVLRPQEISNSPEVIRRLGVIAMNGMLEADIYGNVNSTNVMGTQIMNGIGGSGDFARNGYLSIFLTPSMAKGGAISAIVPFVSHLDHTEHDSMVIVTEYGFADLRGLSPKERAKKMIAIAHPDYRQMLQDYFDRACSEPKAGHTPHILSEALSWHDRYKKTGTMKI
- a CDS encoding valine--tRNA ligase, whose translation is MADFYNPKEVEEKFYKIWEDRGYFEIDGNKDILEKDKKFCIMMPPPNVTGVLHIGHALTFTLQDIMTRYKRMDGYKVLWQPGLDHAGIATQNVVEKQLLANGATKEKIGREEFLKKTWEWKEKSGGTIVHQMRRLGITPAWSRERFTMDAGLKNAVRKAFVNLYNKGLIVRGNYMVNWCTHDGALSDVEVEHKANKGKLYHIKYPIVDSDKFIIVATTRPETYFGDTAVMVNPNDERYKELVGKFVTLPIINRRIQIIADDHVDMDFGTGIVKVTPAHDTNDYEVGNKHGLEFITVFDEKGILNEQCGEFEGLERLEARDKVVAKLESLGFVEKIEDYENQVGYCYRCKNVVEPYISKQWFVKADIANEAIQNVNDGGAEFFPSHWINSFNAWMRELKDWCISRQLWWGHQIPVFYCECGHEWADENEKPLKCPKCGGNKFTQDKDVLDTWFSSGLWPISTLGWGNGDALKNEKWFDGDLSEFYPNTMLITGFDILFFWVARMMFQCDNATNKLPFKDIYLHALVKDKDGKKMSKSSGNVIDPLTKIDEYSADILRFTLTLLCVQGRDIRLSEEKMVLVRNFTNKLYNASKFLLLNADKFPDFDENSIKTELGRYMLSRFKSCVNSLRSNLDIYRFNDAANDIYKFLWDEFCDWGIELSKVDKSSVIELGMIFKESMKLLSPFMPFISEYLYHELSGTNLENSRSIMVMKYPKITTPDQKIVETWSAVIEAIVSLRRAKATIDQGNAKVQKAYIKFNNKIDINGVTNYIKLLAKCEEIELTDEIIPNSARDVSENLESFIPLAGVDTTAIIARLNSQKSKLEKEIAKLENMLNNEKFVANAPEAVLRANREGLATAKAKFEKVIGELKNLNNV
- the fumC gene encoding class II fumarate hydratase, whose product is MEFRIEKDTMGEIKVPNDKYWGAQTERSLENFKIGKGTMPSEVIEGFAYLKKACAIVNNKLGRLDDSKTKAISQACDEVLSGKLDGNFPLVVWQTGSGTQSNMNLNEVIANRSTEILGEDFRNKKLVHPNDDVNKGQSSNDTYPTAMRIAFVLELQKQLFPAIDKLLATLEAKSKEFKNIVKIGRTHLQDATPLTLGQEFSGYAHMLKASKAQVLAALPFLEELAIGGTAVGTGLNSHPDFSPMVSEVLNDLTKTEFKFKSHPNKFHGLTSHDAEVFLSGALNGLASNLMKIANDIRWLASGPRCGIGEINIPENEPGSSIMPGKVNPTQCEAVTMVAVQVAGNHVSVAMAASQGNFELNVFKPVLTHNLLESIRLLSDAMVSFNDHCAVGITANEAKIDKLLHESLMLVTALNPHIGYENAAKIAKTAHKHGTTLKEEAINLGLLTAAQFDEWVKPEDMTAPKK
- a CDS encoding ATP-dependent helicase, which encodes MPLSKLNREQYSAATTSMGRNLVIASAGTGKTSTIVARIAHLLNLGIKPEKILLLTFTNKASSEMLERLGRFFDKKIVNLVTAGTFHSVSNSLLKKLNKGVILKQPSELKTLLKSLVERREFHRIGEVKAYSGAYLYDIYSLFCNSCVNNESFADWFSVNYDDQAQYAEIYEDILREFENEKAKFNYADFNDLLIKMRGELRKGARIEFDEILVDEYQDTNSLQGSLIDAFKTKSLFCVGDFDQSIYAFNGANIDIIGGFSERYKDARIHTLNINYRSSSKILALANKVISNNPRLYPKELTVSRAGNFKAPKLLVYEELFHQYENISEMVANSIYKKDDIAIIFRNNSSADGLEVALKEQGIACKRKGGVSFFEAKEIKALIDLIGIFVNPKDIMAFIHIFEYARGVGNAAAKEIFDTLLVLGDNDIVKGLLNPDKSVKVYEKKNKNYQLGLFDDFSEFMDSARFAGLGFDPLFMSNPVLNYSNLNNNGAIFLSSLYELLKQIQNETNSYGVVNSVINSKVYGIIVEYLAHKRATLKNGNVDEELKKEAVNRIYAKAKVLLEMSKRHNHCDIFYNFLTLGRSEMSEGEGVNLLTVHASKGLEFGQVFVVDLAQNRFPNLKLMGMGGSLEEERRLFYVAVTRARDELYLSYAKYDKIRKMDYKPSCFLEEAAMVKRF